The Terriglobia bacterium genome includes a region encoding these proteins:
- a CDS encoding ABC transporter ATP-binding protein: protein MESIQLKNLDRSYKTAAGQTWVLRKVNLEIKPGEFLTIMGPSGAGKSSLLNVLALLDDEWVGEYWFGEQPVHELKRRQRAELAKRRMGMVFQSYHLLDDLTVQENIDLPLSYKDIPRDRRQSMVADVLDRFQIVAKKDLYPSQLSGGQQQLVGVARAVIHKPALLLADEPTGNLHSTQAKEIMELFRELNTEGTTIVQVTHSEANAAYGSRTIQLRDGWLVADTANPNLEKKGEVVGR from the coding sequence ATGGAAAGCATTCAGCTAAAAAACCTCGATCGTTCGTACAAAACCGCGGCCGGCCAGACCTGGGTTTTGCGAAAAGTCAATCTCGAGATCAAACCCGGCGAATTTCTGACCATCATGGGGCCCTCTGGAGCAGGGAAGTCGTCGCTGCTTAATGTTCTTGCGCTGCTCGATGACGAGTGGGTCGGGGAGTACTGGTTTGGAGAACAACCGGTTCACGAATTGAAACGCAGGCAGCGCGCGGAACTTGCGAAGAGGCGCATGGGAATGGTGTTTCAGAGTTATCACCTGCTGGACGATTTGACGGTGCAGGAAAACATCGACCTGCCTCTCTCGTACAAGGATATCCCGCGTGACCGGCGGCAGAGCATGGTTGCCGATGTCCTGGACCGTTTCCAGATTGTAGCGAAGAAGGACCTCTATCCCAGCCAGCTCTCGGGTGGTCAACAGCAGTTGGTCGGAGTGGCGCGTGCGGTAATTCACAAGCCTGCGCTTCTATTGGCGGATGAGCCGACCGGAAATCTGCACTCGACACAGGCAAAGGAGATCATGGAATTGTTTCGCGAATTGAACACTGAGGGCACGACCATCGTCCAGGTGACGCATTCGGAGGCGAATGCGGCGTACGGATCCCGCACGATTCAGCTACGCGATGGCTGGCTGGTGGCGGACACGGCGAATCCCAACCTCGAGAAGAAAGGCGAGGTGGTGGGCCGATGA
- a CDS encoding TolC family protein → MSYRKLRSFTTLVVLGAVLFAEVAPAFAQAPGSEEKNPQSQLPESPKRQPVFDIRMQHSYNPFATYMPSEVPRPNVANSPRLYQLIHDGKIYISLQDAIYLALEDNLDIAIARYNLPIADTDILRTKAGGIFRGVNTGVVQGTPGGGVGGFGTGAPGAGAGGTSAGAGGAGAGAAGQVSSTLGTGTAVSSYDPQINGDFGVEHQTTPLSNLQIYGVPGLQLNTTQSNINYSQAFPTGTMLQVGWDSNRQTTNSPYTNLSPALNSQYRLSIRQELLAGFGFGPNLRYLRIAKNNKKISDIAFRDQVIETVTQIENIYWDLVNAYEQARVTKQSLDFAQQSYENAQKQLKLEAIPALDVMKAEAEVSKRAQELTVANSNEHLQESLLKNALTRSLDDPVLEEMPVVPTDRMETMPKQEDVPLAELIDEALKKRPELLESDIDLQNRQISRKAARNALLPSLALVGFYGGSGLSGELNPIYQGTNISNVPRDLGGAVVNAFNNSSPDYFVGVNLSIPLRNRVAKADQYRSELEYRQAELRREQLRKEIRIEVRNAEYALEQSGARVESAQKARDLAQKTFDITRKEQELGAGSSFQTLTAQRDLALAELDLVTAITTYRKARVELIRATGTTLEHNNIQIEEAITGTVTAPVH, encoded by the coding sequence ATGAGCTACCGCAAACTCAGATCGTTCACGACTTTGGTCGTGTTGGGTGCAGTGTTATTCGCCGAAGTGGCTCCTGCTTTTGCACAAGCACCGGGCTCAGAGGAAAAAAACCCGCAATCGCAGTTGCCGGAATCGCCGAAGCGACAACCTGTCTTCGACATAAGAATGCAGCACTCATACAATCCGTTCGCGACGTACATGCCCAGCGAAGTGCCCCGGCCCAACGTTGCGAACTCCCCCCGGCTTTACCAGCTAATTCATGACGGGAAGATTTACATTTCTCTGCAAGACGCCATTTATCTCGCTCTTGAAGATAATCTCGACATTGCTATTGCTCGATACAACCTCCCAATCGCAGACACGGACATTTTGCGAACGAAAGCAGGCGGCATATTTCGTGGAGTTAATACAGGCGTGGTGCAGGGAACACCCGGAGGTGGAGTGGGCGGTTTCGGGACAGGCGCGCCCGGTGCAGGGGCGGGTGGCACATCGGCCGGTGCGGGCGGCGCAGGCGCTGGAGCGGCGGGTCAGGTTTCCTCGACGCTTGGTACAGGAACGGCGGTGTCTTCCTACGATCCGCAGATCAACGGTGACTTTGGCGTCGAGCATCAGACCACTCCGTTATCGAATCTGCAAATATACGGTGTCCCAGGCCTGCAACTGAATACGACGCAATCCAACATTAATTATTCGCAGGCTTTTCCCACAGGGACGATGCTGCAAGTCGGCTGGGACAGCAACCGGCAAACGACGAATAGCCCATACACCAACCTGAGTCCTGCGCTCAATTCCCAATACCGCCTCAGCATCCGACAGGAACTGCTGGCGGGGTTTGGATTCGGCCCAAATCTTCGATATCTCAGGATCGCGAAGAATAACAAGAAGATTTCTGATATCGCATTCCGGGACCAGGTGATTGAAACTGTCACCCAGATCGAGAACATTTATTGGGATCTTGTGAATGCATATGAGCAGGCGCGCGTTACTAAACAGTCGCTGGATTTTGCGCAACAGAGTTATGAAAACGCGCAGAAGCAACTGAAACTCGAAGCGATACCAGCTCTGGATGTAATGAAGGCGGAAGCGGAGGTTTCGAAGCGCGCCCAGGAACTGACGGTTGCAAACAGCAATGAGCACCTGCAGGAGTCGCTTCTCAAGAACGCGCTGACCAGGAGCCTGGATGATCCGGTATTGGAGGAAATGCCCGTAGTGCCTACCGACCGGATGGAGACGATGCCAAAGCAGGAGGATGTGCCCTTGGCAGAGCTTATTGACGAGGCGTTGAAGAAGCGCCCGGAGTTGCTCGAGAGCGACATCGACCTTCAGAATCGGCAGATTAGCCGTAAAGCCGCGCGAAACGCACTTCTGCCCAGCCTGGCGCTGGTCGGATTCTATGGCGGGTCAGGATTAAGTGGAGAGTTGAATCCGATATATCAGGGGACGAACATATCTAATGTGCCGAGAGATTTAGGGGGCGCGGTGGTAAACGCGTTCAATAACTCGTCGCCGGACTACTTCGTCGGGGTTAACTTGAGCATTCCACTGAGAAATCGGGTGGCTAAGGCGGATCAATACCGGTCGGAACTCGAGTATCGGCAGGCTGAGCTTCGTCGCGAGCAACTGCGGAAGGAGATCCGCATTGAAGTTCGTAACGCGGAGTACGCGTTGGAGCAGTCGGGCGCGCGGGTAGAATCTGCGCAAAAAGCACGCGACCTGGCGCAGAAAACGTTCGATATTACCCGGAAGGAGCAGGAACTTGGCGCCGGGTCCAGCTTCCAGACCCTGACCGCTCAAAGGGATCTAGCCTTGGCCGAACTCGACCTGGTGACGGCGATAACTACTTACCGAAAGGCGCGCGTGGAACTAATTCGCGCTACGGGCACGACTTTAGAACATAATAATATCCAGATCGAGGAAGCGATTACGGGGACGGTGACTGCGCCCGTCCATTGA
- a CDS encoding ABC transporter ATP-binding protein codes for MNDAGTPLIHIQDLTKVFYTDEVETHALSGVHLSVSKGEYVAMSGPSGCGKSTLLSIIGLLDTPTSGSYQLNGKAVENLDFADRSRIRNQEIGFIFQSFNLIGDLTVYENVELPLTYRQKMSASDRKARVTESLERVGMVHRVRHYPSQLSGGQQQRVAVARALAGHPSILLADEPTGNLDSRNGEAVMELLQKLHSDGATICMVTHDPRFAKHAQREIHLFDGKVVAEEELKKLMQETGA; via the coding sequence ATGAACGATGCTGGAACTCCGCTGATCCACATTCAGGATCTCACGAAGGTGTTCTACACCGATGAGGTTGAGACGCACGCACTGAGTGGTGTCCATCTCTCGGTTTCGAAGGGAGAGTACGTCGCGATGTCGGGTCCTTCCGGCTGCGGAAAATCGACACTGTTGTCGATCATCGGCCTGCTCGACACGCCAACGAGCGGTTCGTACCAACTCAATGGAAAGGCGGTAGAGAACCTCGATTTCGCGGACCGCTCCCGCATTCGCAACCAGGAGATCGGCTTCATTTTCCAGAGTTTTAACCTGATCGGCGACCTGACCGTGTACGAGAACGTGGAACTTCCGCTGACGTACCGGCAGAAGATGAGCGCGAGCGATCGAAAGGCACGCGTTACGGAATCCCTGGAGCGCGTTGGAATGGTCCACCGCGTGCGTCATTATCCCTCGCAGCTTTCAGGCGGTCAGCAACAGCGCGTCGCGGTTGCACGCGCGCTTGCCGGCCATCCTTCTATCCTGCTTGCAGACGAGCCTACCGGAAACCTTGATTCGCGCAACGGCGAAGCGGTCATGGAGTTGCTCCAGAAACTGCATTCTGACGGCGCGACTATTTGCATGGTTACCCACGATCCGAGATTCGCCAAACATGCGCAAAGAGAAATCCACCTGTTCGACGGTAAAGTCGTTGCCGAAGAAGAACTGAAGAAGCTGATGCAGGAAACGGGTGCGTAA
- a CDS encoding efflux RND transporter periplasmic adaptor subunit → MDIARPELKQKKRRRQIVGGVVALVFIVLISIGVSRLKPAAPSVDRSTVWTDTVKRGSMLRQVRGLGSLVPTQEDTRQIPAETEATVTRIRVLPGTHVQQDTILLDMSNPQVEQAAVDAKLQVKAAEAELAALKVKLDSDLMTQKAGAATVSADYHQAERQAETDKELYHLGVISGLAYKASAGKADELSTRHKLEGEKLQINQESIQSQLMVQQARVEQLRTLSDLKQKQLDDLHVRAGIDGVLVDMPVQVGQHVLPGAMIAKVVQPDHLMAELKVPETQARDVQIGEPASIDTHNGVVAGTVTRVDPAVQNGTVTVDVKLTGDLPKGARPDLSVDGTIDLEKLDNVLYVGRPAMGQENSTISLFKLDPTGNTATRVPVKVGRASVNSIEILEGLKEGDTVILSDMSRYDNTDRIRLE, encoded by the coding sequence ATGGATATCGCACGCCCCGAACTCAAACAGAAAAAGCGCCGCCGCCAGATTGTTGGTGGAGTGGTAGCTCTCGTTTTTATTGTGCTCATCTCGATTGGTGTCTCGCGCTTGAAACCTGCCGCCCCGAGCGTCGACCGGAGCACGGTTTGGACTGATACCGTGAAGCGTGGCTCGATGCTGCGCCAGGTTCGCGGACTCGGCTCACTGGTACCGACACAAGAAGATACTCGCCAGATTCCGGCTGAAACTGAGGCGACGGTCACGCGAATCCGCGTGCTCCCCGGAACGCATGTTCAACAAGACACCATATTGCTGGACATGAGCAATCCGCAGGTAGAGCAAGCGGCAGTCGACGCGAAGCTGCAGGTCAAGGCTGCAGAAGCCGAACTCGCTGCACTGAAGGTGAAGCTTGACAGTGACCTGATGACGCAGAAGGCAGGTGCTGCCACTGTAAGTGCCGACTACCACCAGGCCGAGCGTCAGGCCGAGACCGACAAGGAGCTTTATCACCTCGGCGTTATTTCCGGGTTGGCATACAAGGCTTCTGCAGGAAAGGCCGATGAGCTAAGCACACGCCATAAGCTCGAAGGGGAGAAGCTGCAGATCAACCAGGAGTCGATTCAATCGCAGTTGATGGTTCAGCAGGCGAGAGTAGAACAACTGCGAACGTTGTCCGATCTCAAGCAGAAACAACTCGATGATCTTCATGTTCGCGCCGGGATTGATGGTGTGCTGGTCGACATGCCGGTACAGGTGGGGCAGCATGTTCTTCCAGGGGCAATGATTGCGAAGGTTGTACAGCCGGATCACCTGATGGCCGAGTTGAAGGTTCCGGAGACGCAGGCGCGTGACGTTCAGATTGGCGAGCCGGCCTCGATCGATACCCACAATGGCGTGGTCGCGGGAACTGTGACCAGGGTCGACCCAGCGGTGCAGAACGGAACGGTCACGGTTGACGTAAAACTGACTGGCGACTTGCCCAAGGGGGCCCGACCGGATCTGTCGGTGGATGGCACAATCGATCTCGAGAAGCTGGATAACGTTCTTTACGTGGGTCGTCCTGCGATGGGCCAGGAGAACAGCACAATCAGCCTATTCAAGCTCGATCCGACGGGGAATACCGCAACGCGCGTTCCCGTGAAGGTAGGGCGTGCTTCGGTCAACTCGATTGAGATATTGGAAGGCCTGAAGGAAGGCGATACGGTGATCCTTTCCGACATGTCACGGTACGACAACACCGACAGAATTCGGCTTGAGTAA
- a CDS encoding sigma-54 dependent transcriptional regulator — protein sequence MRTSSATNLTEAKQGHNVRPARVLAADDQQHILDAIELLLRPEGYEVDFARSPVLVREAISSATYDAALIDLNYTRDTTSGKEGLDLISAIAASDSTLPIIVMTAWANVEVAVDAMRRGARDFIQKPWENERLLSIVRTQVELHRALEIAQRLEAENKLLRASARPDFIASAPSMQPVLDAISRVGPSDANILITGEHGTGKEVVAQTLHAISPRASRPMIAVNTGALPEGTFESELFGHVKGAFTDARTDRIGRFELADGGTIFLDEIGNVPYRQQARLLRVLETGEIERVGSSKSRKINVRVISATNADLQAAVASGQFREDLLFRLNTVEIHIPALRERREDIAKLAVHFLSRYALRYNRAIRGFEPAALQTLLQYSWPGNVRELEHTLERAVLMCHGQEIQVADLGLVSARQQSSQNLEELSIEAVECILIRKSLQRFHGNVSQAAEALGLSRGALYRRMEKYGL from the coding sequence ATGCGAACTTCAAGCGCGACGAACTTAACCGAAGCCAAGCAAGGCCACAACGTGAGGCCGGCCCGAGTCCTCGCGGCCGACGACCAGCAGCATATTCTTGACGCGATTGAACTTCTTTTGCGCCCGGAAGGATACGAGGTGGACTTTGCGCGTTCCCCGGTGCTCGTACGAGAGGCGATCTCTTCAGCAACGTACGACGCTGCGCTCATCGATCTCAACTACACGCGTGATACTACTTCGGGCAAAGAGGGCCTGGATCTCATCTCGGCGATCGCTGCGTCGGACAGTACACTTCCGATTATTGTAATGACGGCCTGGGCCAATGTAGAGGTTGCCGTCGATGCCATGCGTCGAGGAGCAAGGGACTTCATACAAAAGCCGTGGGAGAACGAACGGCTGCTCTCTATCGTTCGGACACAGGTCGAACTTCATCGAGCTTTGGAAATCGCGCAGCGGCTTGAGGCGGAGAACAAGTTGCTCCGTGCCAGCGCTCGGCCCGACTTCATTGCATCGGCCCCCTCGATGCAACCAGTTCTGGACGCCATTTCGCGTGTGGGTCCCTCGGACGCGAACATCCTTATCACCGGCGAGCATGGTACGGGAAAAGAGGTTGTCGCACAGACGCTTCATGCGATTTCGCCACGTGCATCGCGACCAATGATTGCGGTTAACACCGGGGCGTTGCCAGAAGGCACTTTCGAAAGCGAGTTGTTTGGTCATGTGAAAGGCGCGTTCACTGATGCCCGCACCGATCGTATCGGGCGTTTCGAACTTGCCGATGGCGGAACGATTTTCCTCGATGAGATCGGGAATGTTCCCTATCGACAGCAGGCTCGCCTGCTACGTGTCCTTGAGACCGGGGAGATAGAACGCGTAGGTTCATCGAAGAGCCGCAAGATAAATGTGCGCGTGATTTCTGCTACAAACGCTGATCTTCAGGCGGCCGTTGCCTCGGGCCAGTTTCGCGAAGACTTGCTGTTTCGGCTGAATACAGTAGAGATTCATATTCCGGCCCTGCGGGAGCGCCGAGAGGACATCGCCAAACTCGCGGTGCATTTTTTGTCGCGATATGCCCTCCGGTACAATCGCGCGATTCGCGGTTTCGAACCAGCCGCGTTGCAGACGCTTCTCCAGTATTCTTGGCCAGGTAACGTTCGCGAACTGGAGCATACCCTGGAACGTGCCGTTCTCATGTGCCACGGCCAGGAAATCCAGGTGGCCGATCTGGGATTGGTATCGGCTCGACAGCAATCCTCGCAAAACCTGGAAGAACTGAGTATCGAGGCAGTGGAGTGCATTTTGATTCGTAAGTCCCTGCAGCGATTCCATGGCAATGTAAGCCAGGCTGCCGAAGCTCTTGGACTGAGCCGAGGCGCGCTCTATCGACGCATGGAGAAGTATGGCCTCTAG
- a CDS encoding fused response regulator/phosphatase has product MNDTAMNEPTDPPRAIAEINDYPGKILIIEDQSEVRQAIAMLLATARYQTVVAQSPEEALALVQHESFDLILLDLNYRRDTTSGAEGLQLMSRLRERGIDVPIIAMTAWGSIELAVAAMHGGAHDFLQKPWDNSHLLRLVSQHLAQEKDRRSIRVRRQMELDDAIAVHRRLLPRQMPELPGFTIAANSRSFDHLGGDYYDVLSMGDKVAICIGDVIGKGLPAALVMSNLQAAVKVTAAPWVRPAELCQRINELAFSNGASDKFISFFYSVLNLRTNRLTYCNCGHNPPILLRADQSVERLDEGGTLIGIRKDELFQESSIPLEPGDRLLLFTDGLSEVEDREGRQYGEDQLLGHFQTARGSSAEDLLSSILESVNGHCDSKFTDDSTALVLCRL; this is encoded by the coding sequence ATGAACGACACTGCTATGAACGAACCGACCGATCCGCCCCGAGCAATAGCAGAAATAAACGACTATCCTGGGAAGATTCTCATCATCGAGGATCAGTCGGAAGTTCGCCAGGCTATCGCAATGCTGCTTGCGACCGCGCGCTACCAAACGGTTGTGGCACAATCGCCGGAAGAGGCATTGGCTCTAGTGCAGCATGAGAGCTTTGACCTGATTCTCCTCGACCTCAATTACCGCCGCGATACGACTTCGGGCGCCGAGGGTCTGCAACTCATGTCGCGACTGCGCGAGCGGGGAATTGACGTGCCGATCATCGCCATGACCGCTTGGGGCAGCATTGAACTCGCCGTCGCAGCGATGCACGGCGGCGCACATGATTTCCTCCAGAAGCCCTGGGATAATTCGCATCTGTTGCGCCTGGTGTCGCAACATCTCGCGCAAGAAAAGGATCGGCGCAGCATTCGTGTGCGCAGGCAAATGGAACTGGATGATGCCATCGCGGTTCATCGCCGGCTCCTGCCCCGCCAAATGCCGGAGCTTCCTGGGTTCACCATCGCCGCCAACAGCCGCTCCTTCGACCACCTTGGCGGCGATTACTATGACGTGCTTAGCATGGGAGATAAGGTTGCGATCTGCATTGGCGACGTGATCGGTAAAGGTCTACCCGCGGCCCTCGTGATGTCGAACTTGCAGGCTGCGGTGAAGGTGACTGCGGCGCCCTGGGTCCGTCCCGCCGAACTCTGCCAGCGAATCAATGAACTCGCGTTCAGTAACGGTGCCTCGGACAAGTTCATCTCCTTCTTCTATTCAGTGCTGAACCTCCGTACCAACCGATTGACGTACTGCAATTGCGGACACAATCCGCCGATCTTGCTCCGCGCAGACCAAAGCGTAGAGCGATTGGACGAGGGTGGAACTCTCATCGGAATTCGTAAGGACGAACTATTCCAGGAATCAAGCATCCCCTTGGAACCCGGGGATAGGCTGCTCCTGTTCACGGATGGATTATCTGAGGTCGAGGACAGGGAAGGTCGTCAGTACGGTGAGGATCAGTTGCTTGGCCACTTCCAGACAGCCAGAGGGAGTTCCGCGGAGGACCTCTTGAGCAGCATTCTCGAGAGCGTGAACGGCCACTGCGACTCAAAGTTCACCGACGATTCAACCGCGCTTGTGCTCTGCCGTTTGTGA
- a CDS encoding ABC transporter permease, which yields MKNLAQTFRYSLRQFGKTPAFTITAVLTLALGIGANIAVFSVTNAVLLNPSGVPHPDRVVALRAKYAMGDLANISMSAPDVGDAMDAGNLFSAVAAMQPGSFNYTPSGTTPTKINAARVTYRWFDVFEARPLLGRSFRPEEDVPGANHEVVLSYAAWKGRFGGDPNIVGRKLMFDEQPYEVVGVMRPDFNWPNTAEMWAPLGLKPERFHDANYRYNENLFAVGRMRQGVTVEQVNSYLNVKASQVVASEGAKSFGKASGWGMFSMPLIEFISGSLRRPLAILIGAVALVLLIACANIAGLQLARASARQREVSIQIALGAGRMRLLQQAFVESVVLAGAGALLGVLIANISIPLLLAAAPASLSSNLSVRLDMPVLLFVTVAGVICAILCGIAPAWHLTHARWFQSLQESGRSESMSKARQRLRSALVIGEIAVAMVLLMGAGLLVRSLHQLEQVQTGFDPRRVMSAVVSLPDSKYKDDQQQAAFYAALEDQLRAQPGVSDVAIADCVPFVDMCGSASFGIVGRPQAPNDPGPHGYIREISPDYFATLRIPVLRGRTFSIADREKTQPVAIVDDVLAQQYWPNQDPIGQYISLGKKYPKIEIVGIVAHARHSSLEADGSEGMYYLALAQFPNDSASIAVRTSMSDPSSAGSLIRNAVRAVDPNQPIYDLKTMQERVDESLVGRRFLVVLLSIFAGLSLLLSTLGLYGVINYGVKLRVREIGVRMALGAQRNDVLRLILRQGVRLAMAGLVLGLLGVFLAGRALSSLLYEVSLFNPVTLAGTSVLLAATVLLASYLPARRAAQLDPMRTLREE from the coding sequence ATGAAAAACCTGGCACAAACTTTTAGGTATTCTCTGAGGCAATTTGGCAAAACCCCTGCGTTCACTATTACGGCGGTGCTGACGCTTGCGCTTGGTATTGGCGCGAACATAGCCGTATTCAGCGTTACAAATGCCGTTCTTCTCAATCCCAGTGGCGTTCCTCATCCGGATCGCGTTGTGGCTCTGCGGGCGAAGTATGCGATGGGAGATTTAGCGAACATCTCCATGTCGGCGCCAGATGTGGGAGACGCCATGGATGCGGGGAATCTGTTCAGTGCCGTCGCAGCAATGCAGCCCGGCAGCTTTAACTACACCCCCAGCGGCACCACGCCAACGAAGATCAATGCGGCGAGGGTTACATATCGATGGTTCGACGTGTTCGAGGCGCGCCCACTGCTCGGGCGGTCGTTCCGTCCCGAGGAAGATGTTCCCGGGGCCAATCACGAGGTCGTGCTCTCGTACGCTGCATGGAAAGGGCGGTTCGGCGGAGATCCGAACATTGTTGGACGCAAACTGATGTTTGACGAGCAGCCGTACGAAGTGGTCGGTGTGATGCGGCCGGATTTCAATTGGCCCAATACGGCGGAGATGTGGGCTCCACTCGGACTGAAGCCCGAGCGTTTCCACGACGCGAATTATCGCTATAACGAGAACCTCTTCGCGGTTGGCCGCATGCGGCAGGGCGTAACCGTCGAGCAGGTGAATTCGTACCTGAACGTGAAAGCGTCGCAGGTGGTTGCGTCCGAAGGAGCCAAGAGTTTCGGTAAGGCGTCGGGATGGGGAATGTTCTCGATGCCGTTGATCGAATTCATCAGCGGCAGCCTCCGTCGGCCGCTTGCGATATTGATCGGCGCTGTCGCGCTTGTTCTGCTGATTGCGTGTGCCAATATCGCAGGCCTGCAACTGGCGCGCGCGTCCGCTCGCCAGCGAGAAGTCTCAATCCAGATCGCATTAGGAGCGGGCCGCATGCGATTGCTCCAGCAGGCATTCGTAGAAAGTGTGGTTCTTGCTGGAGCTGGCGCACTACTTGGAGTCCTCATCGCGAACATTTCGATCCCCCTCCTGTTAGCTGCTGCACCGGCTAGTCTGTCATCGAACCTGTCGGTACGACTGGATATGCCTGTATTGCTTTTCGTTACGGTCGCGGGTGTGATCTGCGCGATTCTGTGCGGGATTGCTCCGGCATGGCACCTGACGCATGCGCGCTGGTTCCAGAGCTTGCAGGAGAGCGGCCGATCCGAAAGCATGAGCAAAGCGCGGCAACGTTTGCGTTCGGCTCTAGTCATTGGCGAAATCGCGGTGGCGATGGTTCTGTTGATGGGTGCAGGCCTGCTGGTGCGAAGTCTTCACCAGTTGGAGCAGGTCCAAACCGGGTTCGATCCACGCAGAGTGATGTCGGCCGTCGTTTCTCTGCCGGATTCCAAATATAAAGATGACCAGCAACAGGCTGCGTTTTACGCCGCACTTGAGGATCAGCTTCGAGCGCAACCTGGTGTTTCCGACGTGGCGATTGCGGACTGCGTGCCTTTCGTGGACATGTGCGGTTCTGCTTCATTTGGGATTGTGGGACGCCCGCAGGCGCCAAATGATCCCGGACCGCATGGGTACATCCGCGAGATTTCTCCGGACTACTTTGCCACGCTGAGGATCCCTGTATTGCGCGGACGCACGTTCAGCATTGCCGACCGCGAGAAGACGCAACCGGTGGCAATCGTGGACGATGTACTCGCTCAACAGTACTGGCCTAACCAGGACCCCATTGGCCAATACATCAGCCTCGGAAAGAAGTATCCGAAGATTGAAATCGTCGGCATCGTCGCCCACGCGCGCCATTCGTCGTTGGAAGCAGACGGTAGCGAAGGCATGTACTATCTCGCACTTGCGCAGTTTCCAAACGACAGTGCTTCCATCGCGGTGCGAACCTCAATGTCCGATCCGTCTTCGGCAGGATCGCTCATTCGGAACGCGGTTCGTGCTGTCGATCCCAATCAACCAATCTATGACCTCAAGACAATGCAAGAGCGGGTGGACGAGTCGCTCGTAGGGCGCCGTTTCCTCGTCGTGCTCCTTTCGATTTTTGCTGGACTCTCGCTCCTGCTCTCCACGCTCGGGCTCTATGGCGTCATCAATTATGGTGTGAAGCTGCGTGTCCGTGAGATCGGGGTACGAATGGCGTTGGGAGCGCAGCGTAATGATGTCCTGCGATTGATTTTGCGCCAGGGGGTTCGACTTGCTATGGCAGGACTCGTGCTGGGCCTGCTCGGGGTTTTCCTTGCCGGGCGAGCATTGTCGAGTCTGCTCTACGAAGTCAGCCTATTCAATCCTGTCACGCTGGCCGGGACATCGGTGTTGCTTGCGGCGACAGTGTTGCTTGCAAGCTATCTCCCGGCGAGACGTGCGGCACAACTCGATCCGATGAGAACTCTCAGAGAAGAATAA